In Robbsia sp. KACC 23696, a single window of DNA contains:
- a CDS encoding FCD domain-containing protein has product MSSPPIDPSDAAPTTRSDHAYAQLIVLLDEGDKTPHTRLPGEQTLSRQFGVSRPVLRQALTRLHTEGRIYSKKGAGHFVSEIGAQGPVIALGTLASLADVRRFLDFRCSLEGESARLAALARSRGDLARIQQCRRRLEAAFVAGESGIQQDIAFHVAIAHATGNRFFAHTIAALSAPMQFSIRLVRDLSEESPDARRKAVVREHARVAEAIADRAPDAARAAMIAHLQQGIIRLFGEKSV; this is encoded by the coding sequence ATGTCCTCTCCGCCGATCGACCCGTCTGACGCCGCCCCCACCACGCGTAGCGACCATGCCTATGCCCAGCTGATTGTTTTATTGGATGAAGGCGACAAGACCCCTCATACGCGGCTGCCGGGCGAGCAGACGCTATCGCGGCAGTTCGGCGTCTCGCGGCCGGTGTTACGGCAGGCCTTGACGCGCCTCCATACGGAGGGGCGTATTTATTCCAAGAAAGGTGCTGGGCACTTTGTTTCCGAGATAGGGGCACAAGGGCCCGTGATCGCCTTGGGTACGCTGGCCAGCCTCGCCGACGTCCGGCGTTTTCTCGATTTTCGCTGCAGTCTGGAGGGGGAAAGTGCGCGCCTGGCGGCGTTGGCGCGCTCGCGCGGGGACCTGGCGCGTATTCAGCAATGCCGACGGAGGTTGGAGGCCGCGTTTGTGGCGGGAGAATCGGGGATTCAGCAGGACATCGCGTTTCACGTGGCCATCGCCCACGCCACCGGCAATCGATTTTTCGCGCATACGATCGCCGCATTGTCCGCGCCGATGCAGTTCAGCATTCGCTTGGTCCGCGATCTGTCCGAGGAATCCCCCGACGCACGCCGCAAAGCCGTCGTGCGAGAGCATGCCCGGGTTGCCGAGGCCATCGCCGACCGTGCCCCCGATGCGGCGCGCGCCGCGATGATCGCGCATTTGCAGCAGGGGATCATCCGGCTTTTCGGCGAAAAATCTGTCTGA
- a CDS encoding ABC transporter ATP-binding protein, with product MRHIETGSAGTAQGLDGGGALDRAGESAAGSGRLLVDIRNLSIAFPDPARARHAQTVVRGIDIAVRAGECVALVGESGSGKSVTARSLLGLAGNGARIDAERFLIDGRDARTFGTRDWRALRGGFAGLVMQDALVSLDPLRTIGAEIGEARALHHRREPRREREAGVLALLRAVGMSRPEKRVGQRADALSGGLRQRALIAAAMAAQPALLIADEPTTALDVTVQAQVLDVLRQRLRAGVGLLLISHDLALVSGIADRVIVMHHGEVVDSGPTAAVLTSASHAYTRRLLAARPSLQSRGFALRSAEIVPSAGTHPGARDARIVRQPLPAPTPTRVSSTSAQAVGDAAPDEAPILAVRGIGKHYAEKGAEKGQSRRFLAVDDVSFSVKPGEVLGIVGESGSGKSTIAKIALGVMTPDVGSVHFAGASWNHPGAVERDRQQRRSRLRYIPQDPLGSFDPRYTVRLLLQEALFDVQRAERLSARAVHERSVALLEQVSLDASVLARHPLTLSGGQRQRIAIARAVASKPDLIVCDEPVSALDVHVQAQVLDTLTTLQRRHGTAVLFISHDLDVIAHVSDRVLVLKDGRIVEQGATPTVYAAPSHDYTRTLLASAPKLAIFETA from the coding sequence ATGAGGCATATCGAGACAGGCAGCGCGGGAACGGCGCAGGGCCTTGACGGCGGCGGGGCGCTCGACCGCGCCGGAGAGTCCGCGGCAGGGTCCGGGCGCCTATTGGTCGACATCCGCAATTTGTCGATCGCGTTTCCCGATCCCGCGCGCGCCCGGCATGCTCAGACCGTCGTGCGCGGTATCGATATTGCCGTGCGCGCTGGAGAATGCGTCGCCTTGGTAGGCGAGTCGGGGTCGGGCAAGAGCGTGACGGCGCGGAGCCTGTTGGGCCTGGCCGGCAATGGCGCGCGCATCGATGCGGAGCGATTCCTGATCGACGGTCGCGATGCACGGACCTTCGGTACCCGCGATTGGCGTGCGCTGCGCGGCGGTTTTGCCGGACTCGTCATGCAGGACGCGTTGGTATCGCTCGACCCGTTGCGGACCATCGGCGCCGAGATCGGCGAGGCCAGAGCGCTGCATCATCGTCGCGAGCCGCGGCGCGAACGCGAGGCCGGCGTGCTGGCTTTACTGCGCGCGGTGGGTATGTCGCGTCCCGAAAAACGCGTCGGGCAACGTGCCGATGCGCTCTCCGGCGGCTTACGGCAACGCGCGCTGATCGCCGCGGCGATGGCGGCGCAGCCGGCCTTGCTGATCGCGGACGAACCCACCACGGCGCTCGATGTGACGGTGCAGGCACAGGTGCTGGATGTCTTGCGGCAACGTCTGCGCGCGGGCGTGGGCCTGTTGCTGATCAGCCATGATCTGGCATTGGTCTCCGGTATAGCCGATCGGGTGATCGTCATGCACCACGGCGAAGTGGTCGATAGCGGACCCACGGCGGCGGTGCTGACCTCGGCGTCGCATGCGTACACGCGGCGTTTGTTGGCGGCACGTCCCTCCTTGCAGTCGCGCGGCTTTGCGTTGCGCTCGGCCGAGATCGTCCCGTCGGCGGGAACGCACCCGGGCGCGCGCGACGCGCGGATCGTCAGGCAGCCGCTGCCCGCGCCGACGCCGACGCGTGTATCGTCCACATCGGCGCAAGCAGTCGGGGATGCGGCGCCGGACGAGGCGCCGATTTTGGCGGTCCGGGGAATCGGCAAGCATTACGCCGAAAAAGGCGCGGAGAAAGGGCAGAGCAGACGGTTTCTCGCTGTCGACGACGTGTCGTTTTCGGTAAAGCCGGGCGAAGTCCTCGGCATCGTCGGCGAGTCCGGATCGGGCAAGAGCACGATCGCGAAGATCGCGCTCGGTGTGATGACGCCCGATGTGGGCAGCGTCCATTTTGCCGGCGCATCTTGGAATCATCCCGGTGCGGTCGAGCGCGACCGGCAGCAACGTCGTTCGCGCCTGCGCTACATCCCGCAAGATCCGTTGGGCTCGTTCGATCCGAGATACACGGTACGGCTGCTGTTGCAGGAAGCGTTGTTCGACGTGCAGCGCGCAGAGCGACTCTCCGCGCGGGCGGTGCACGAGCGAAGCGTGGCCCTCCTCGAGCAGGTGAGCCTGGATGCGAGTGTGCTGGCGCGGCATCCGCTGACGCTCTCCGGCGGCCAGCGGCAGCGGATCGCGATTGCACGCGCGGTAGCGTCGAAGCCCGACCTGATCGTCTGTGACGAACCGGTCTCGGCGCTCGACGTGCATGTGCAGGCACAGGTGCTCGACACGCTGACGACCTTGCAGCGTCGTCATGGCACCGCCGTGTTGTTCATCTCGCACGACCTCGACGTGATCGCGCACGTCAGCGACCGAGTGCTGGTGCTGAAGGACGGGCGTATCGTCGAGCAGGGTGCTACGCCAACCGTGTATGCCGCGCCGTCGCACGATTACACGCGTACGCTACTCGCGTCCGCGCCGAAGCTGGCGATATTCGAGACGGCCTGA
- a CDS encoding ABC transporter permease, translated as MSKSFLTPPPSGNMLDAVGQAERVRERSRPGVAAHGLLQLPLPVQVAIAYLTLLLVVLALPTVFTHHDPLLSDVGHALQSPNGTFWFGTDRIGRDVFARVVYGARYSLLIGLAAMAVSLLVGLLIGLAAGLSNRIVDESASRFLDVLSAFPPILLSLFVVSFMGQGIVNIAVAVGIAGIPKFGRVLRAQAQRVRRADYVTHAVTFGASPSRTFFKHVLPNVLSAVPVIATLDIGAVIIAVSALSFLGLGPQPPTPEWGVMLAEGRDVLRVAWWPSVFPGAAITLTVIAFTVIGKYVSRRYGGAGQ; from the coding sequence ATGTCCAAAAGCTTTTTGACGCCGCCGCCCAGCGGTAACATGCTCGACGCCGTCGGGCAGGCGGAAAGGGTGCGCGAGCGCTCGCGACCGGGCGTTGCGGCCCATGGCCTGCTGCAGTTGCCGTTGCCGGTGCAAGTCGCCATCGCCTATCTGACGTTGCTGCTCGTCGTCTTGGCGCTGCCGACCGTGTTCACCCATCACGACCCTTTGCTCAGCGATGTGGGTCATGCATTGCAGTCGCCTAACGGGACGTTCTGGTTCGGCACCGATCGCATCGGACGCGATGTGTTCGCCCGCGTCGTCTACGGCGCGCGCTATTCTTTATTGATCGGCCTCGCGGCAATGGCGGTGAGCTTGCTCGTGGGATTACTGATCGGTCTCGCCGCAGGACTGAGCAATCGCATCGTCGATGAGTCGGCCTCGCGTTTTCTCGATGTGCTGTCCGCCTTTCCGCCGATATTGCTGTCCCTGTTCGTCGTGTCGTTCATGGGCCAGGGGATCGTCAATATTGCGGTCGCCGTCGGCATCGCAGGCATCCCGAAATTCGGCCGTGTATTGCGCGCGCAGGCGCAGCGCGTGCGCCGCGCCGATTACGTGACCCATGCCGTGACCTTCGGCGCATCGCCGAGCCGCACCTTTTTCAAACATGTTTTGCCGAATGTCCTGTCGGCGGTGCCCGTCATTGCGACGTTGGATATTGGCGCCGTCATCATTGCCGTGTCGGCATTGAGCTTTCTCGGTTTGGGGCCGCAGCCGCCCACGCCCGAGTGGGGTGTCATGCTCGCCGAAGGTCGGGACGTGCTGCGCGTGGCTTGGTGGCCCAGTGTCTTCCCGGGAGCCGCCATCACGCTGACCGTGATCGCGTTTACAGTCATCGGCAAATACGTCTCGCGCCGATACGGAGGAGCAGGTCAATGA
- a CDS encoding ABC transporter permease, translating into MLRAIVTRLLTGLVVLWGAATATFLALHALPGRIEDVLAGDLSYPGLREAIAAQWGLDHSLPWQYGHFLWQLLHGDLGTSYVMQQPVSAVLSSQLWPTLQLAAAAALLAIVLSFVIACSTAGIGGNAHPFGGGARRLPRMGVWAGAGASAVEQVLTSTPVFWLGLLLLIGFSFHWHWFPVSGAAGFSALVLPAVTLALPTAGVLSQVMRESLERALTQPFATTVRARGASEWRLRVRHALRHALLPVLTLGGWMIGGLLGGAVITEKLFGRPGLGTVTLDAVTSQDVPVVLAVVLLAAFVHVVISTLLDIAYLFVDPRLRRD; encoded by the coding sequence ATGCTGCGAGCGATCGTCACGCGTTTATTGACCGGGCTGGTCGTGCTCTGGGGCGCGGCCACGGCAACATTCCTGGCGCTGCACGCCTTGCCGGGACGCATCGAAGATGTGCTGGCTGGGGATCTATCCTATCCCGGTCTGCGTGAGGCAATCGCCGCGCAATGGGGACTCGATCATAGTTTGCCCTGGCAGTACGGGCATTTTCTATGGCAATTGCTGCACGGCGATCTCGGCACGTCATACGTGATGCAGCAACCGGTCAGTGCGGTGCTGTCATCGCAGTTATGGCCGACCTTGCAGCTGGCAGCGGCAGCCGCGCTGCTGGCCATTGTCCTGTCGTTCGTGATCGCTTGCTCGACGGCTGGCATCGGCGGCAACGCCCACCCATTCGGCGGGGGCGCACGTCGCCTGCCTCGGATGGGTGTCTGGGCGGGCGCCGGCGCATCGGCCGTCGAGCAGGTGCTGACGTCGACGCCGGTCTTCTGGCTGGGCTTGCTGCTGTTGATCGGCTTTTCCTTTCACTGGCACTGGTTCCCGGTGTCCGGCGCGGCGGGTTTTTCCGCGCTCGTCCTGCCCGCGGTAACGCTCGCGCTGCCGACGGCAGGCGTGTTGTCGCAAGTCATGCGCGAATCGCTCGAACGGGCGCTGACCCAACCTTTTGCAACCACGGTGCGCGCACGCGGCGCCTCCGAATGGCGCCTGCGCGTGCGCCATGCCTTGCGCCATGCGCTCTTGCCGGTACTGACGTTGGGCGGATGGATGATCGGCGGTCTGCTGGGCGGCGCGGTCATCACGGAAAAGCTTTTTGGTCGGCCAGGATTGGGAACGGTCACGCTGGATGCGGTGACGTCGCAGGACGTGCCTGTCGTGCTCGCGGTGGTTCTGTTGGCGGCTTTCGTGCATGTGGTGATTTCGACGCTGCTCGATATTGCCTACCTGTTTGTCGATCCCCGGCTGCGGCGTGACTGA
- a CDS encoding ABC transporter permease: MERAVLSDQSAAQREAFHDGARTTAASSGRDARASSTEGGSGALAQRVSAIARIGALAWSSLLPAGIVCVWTLASTRHWIPAVFLPTPLRTIESFWDMLLHQSFLHDFWVSISLVVQAFVYGAVVAIVLGFAAGLSRPVERFFGPTLDTIRHIPGVAWFPLIVLWLGVGAPAKTLVIAKTVFFPVFLNTLQGMRNAEAKHVELGTVLTLNRLQLLRHILIPSALPTIIVSLRYSAGLAWAMVVVAEGLAGQEGIGFLIFRAQSLLMTDQLLVCMVTIGVVGFAIDRGMYAIQRRALRWKLSA, encoded by the coding sequence ATGGAACGCGCCGTACTAAGCGATCAATCCGCGGCACAGCGCGAGGCATTTCACGACGGCGCACGAACGACAGCCGCGTCTTCTGGGCGCGATGCCAGAGCGTCGTCGACGGAGGGCGGGTCCGGTGCGCTGGCGCAGCGCGTTTCGGCTATCGCGCGTATTGGCGCGCTCGCCTGGTCGTCGCTTCTGCCCGCCGGGATCGTGTGTGTCTGGACACTGGCGAGCACGCGCCACTGGATTCCGGCGGTGTTCCTGCCGACGCCTTTACGCACGATCGAATCATTTTGGGACATGCTCCTGCATCAGTCCTTCCTGCACGATTTTTGGGTCAGTATCTCCCTTGTCGTACAGGCTTTTGTTTACGGCGCCGTCGTTGCGATCGTATTGGGCTTCGCTGCCGGTCTGTCGCGTCCGGTAGAGCGCTTCTTTGGCCCAACGTTAGACACGATTCGGCACATTCCAGGCGTTGCGTGGTTCCCCTTGATCGTGTTGTGGCTTGGCGTAGGCGCACCGGCCAAGACCTTGGTCATCGCAAAGACCGTGTTCTTCCCGGTATTTCTCAATACGCTGCAGGGGATGCGAAACGCCGAGGCGAAGCATGTCGAGCTCGGGACGGTCCTGACGTTGAATCGTCTGCAACTGTTGCGGCATATTTTGATTCCTTCGGCGTTACCGACGATCATCGTCAGCCTTCGATACAGCGCCGGCCTGGCGTGGGCGATGGTCGTGGTTGCCGAAGGACTGGCCGGGCAAGAGGGCATCGGCTTTTTGATATTTCGCGCGCAGTCTTTATTGATGACGGATCAGTTGTTGGTCTGCATGGTCACGATTGGCGTCGTCGGCTTTGCGATCGATCGGGGCATGTATGCGATTCAACGTCGTGCGTTGCGGTGGAAGCTTAGCGCTTAG
- a CDS encoding ABC transporter ATP-binding protein, protein MGSIEAIKPAQPDGGTGAATLPTRRVHHALHLREVTKRFRTPSGSKTVLDRISLDVPAGAFVSIVGPSGCGKSTLLRILAGLDAEFDGEITLDRKPIRGASLARGIVFQDHRLLPWLTLEQNVALALTNVEADVQTKRQWVRDRLHLVGLEGSAKQYPHQLSGGMAQRGAIARGLVTAPDVLLLDEPLSSLDALTRLRLQDELRDIWSTQGVTMILVTHDIEEALYMSQKVVILAANPGRVQTIVDVPLPYPRDRASYAFADMRREMVAALGH, encoded by the coding sequence ATGGGATCGATCGAAGCGATAAAGCCGGCGCAACCGGACGGGGGGACGGGCGCGGCAACGTTGCCGACGCGACGCGTTCATCACGCGCTGCATCTGCGCGAGGTCACAAAGCGTTTTCGAACGCCATCGGGTAGCAAGACGGTCCTCGACCGCATCTCGCTGGATGTGCCTGCCGGCGCTTTCGTCAGTATCGTCGGTCCCAGCGGTTGCGGCAAGTCGACATTGTTGCGCATTCTGGCGGGCCTGGATGCGGAATTCGACGGTGAAATCACGCTGGATCGGAAGCCGATCCGCGGTGCCAGTCTGGCGCGGGGCATCGTTTTTCAGGATCACCGTTTATTGCCTTGGCTGACGCTCGAACAGAACGTCGCCCTGGCGCTGACCAATGTCGAGGCCGATGTCCAGACGAAACGCCAATGGGTCAGGGATCGACTGCATCTCGTCGGACTGGAAGGCAGCGCCAAACAATACCCGCATCAATTGTCAGGGGGCATGGCACAGCGCGGCGCGATCGCGCGGGGGCTGGTGACGGCGCCCGATGTGTTGCTGCTCGATGAGCCCTTGAGTTCGCTCGATGCCTTGACGCGTCTGCGGCTACAGGACGAATTGCGCGATATCTGGTCGACGCAAGGCGTGACGATGATCCTGGTGACGCACGATATAGAAGAAGCGCTGTATATGAGTCAGAAGGTGGTGATCCTTGCGGCCAACCCGGGGCGGGTGCAGACGATCGTGGACGTGCCGCTTCCGTATCCGCGCGATCGCGCGAGCTATGCCTTTGCGGATATGCGCCGAGAGATGGTCGCGGCGTTAGGGCATTGA
- a CDS encoding ABC transporter substrate-binding protein, producing MAARRTSDRQDANPFDAPVGRFSRSAAAQGSAWVIVPVREIAWRRHTAIVLMAAALAACGKSQPSSDDAAHATASSASAAATTQVAATSTGSASGGNAQPVKGGTLTWGVTTEPVCFDPHRASQQNAFWVIRNFIDSLIYKNADGSYSPWLAKSWQVSDDGKQYTLDLRDDVHFTDGTRFDAAAVKANFDYILANISTTSASASLLVHLDRVEVVSPYVVRLVMKQADSTTLESLSSVKLGFISPKALAEDKDLCAGGPGLVGTGPFVFAAYQRGQSARFSRNADYQWAPKSSPHQGPAYLDQIVYRFLPESSVRTGALSSGQVDLIEGVQPTDVAVFDHVDGFQYVSGPSATTSFTLNINYTVPPASDIRVRRALRDGFDLDGIVKSVYLGTVPRAWSNIGPDNPEYNAALKGSWGNKIDAANRLLDEAGWTQRDKDGFRTKDGKRLSIEVGYPQPYVRDDRDTLIRAIQSALRQNLGFDLKLHITTAADFSNQKATGNWTIYPNTDNPSDVAMELWDMLGDQGFLYNAIPHPDATLVGDINRARLLPVGAERTALLRKIQQYAVDQAYILPLFAPSYHLAAKSSVHGISFEPELDGPSSAYSLWLSK from the coding sequence ATGGCTGCACGCAGGACCTCGGATCGACAGGACGCGAACCCGTTCGACGCGCCGGTCGGCAGATTTTCAAGATCTGCCGCAGCGCAAGGCAGCGCATGGGTCATCGTGCCAGTGCGGGAAATCGCATGGCGCAGGCACACGGCGATTGTCTTGATGGCCGCGGCCTTGGCGGCCTGCGGGAAATCGCAGCCTTCGTCCGATGATGCTGCCCATGCCACGGCGTCTTCCGCTTCCGCTGCAGCAACCACGCAAGTCGCCGCGACATCCACCGGATCGGCGAGCGGCGGCAACGCGCAGCCGGTCAAAGGCGGCACCTTGACCTGGGGCGTCACGACCGAGCCGGTGTGTTTCGACCCGCACCGGGCCTCGCAGCAGAATGCCTTTTGGGTTATCCGAAACTTTATCGATTCGCTGATTTACAAGAACGCCGATGGCAGCTATTCGCCTTGGCTGGCAAAGTCATGGCAGGTTTCCGACGACGGAAAGCAGTACACCCTCGACCTGCGCGACGATGTGCATTTCACCGACGGCACGCGCTTTGACGCCGCGGCGGTGAAGGCCAACTTCGACTACATCCTGGCCAATATCAGCACGACGTCGGCATCGGCATCCTTACTGGTGCATCTGGATCGCGTAGAGGTGGTGTCACCCTATGTCGTGCGTCTGGTGATGAAACAAGCGGACTCGACAACGCTCGAATCGCTGTCGAGCGTCAAACTCGGTTTCATCTCGCCCAAGGCATTGGCCGAGGACAAAGACCTCTGCGCCGGCGGTCCGGGCCTGGTCGGCACGGGACCGTTCGTGTTCGCGGCGTATCAACGCGGACAATCGGCACGCTTCTCGCGGAATGCGGACTATCAGTGGGCACCAAAGAGTTCCCCGCATCAAGGGCCGGCTTATCTGGATCAGATCGTGTATCGCTTTCTGCCCGAATCGTCGGTTCGCACCGGGGCGCTCAGTTCGGGGCAAGTCGACTTGATCGAAGGCGTGCAACCGACGGACGTTGCGGTATTCGACCATGTAGACGGTTTCCAGTATGTGTCGGGACCGTCCGCCACGACTTCGTTCACGTTGAATATCAATTACACGGTGCCCCCGGCAAGTGATATCCGCGTGCGCCGGGCATTACGAGATGGCTTCGATCTGGACGGCATCGTGAAAAGCGTCTATCTCGGCACCGTGCCGCGTGCGTGGTCGAATATCGGTCCCGATAATCCCGAATACAATGCGGCCCTGAAGGGCAGTTGGGGCAATAAGATCGATGCAGCGAACCGCTTGCTCGACGAGGCGGGTTGGACGCAACGCGACAAGGACGGTTTCCGCACGAAGGATGGCAAGCGCTTGTCGATCGAGGTGGGCTATCCGCAACCGTATGTACGGGACGATCGCGATACCCTGATCCGTGCGATTCAGTCGGCGCTGCGACAAAACCTGGGCTTCGATCTGAAGCTGCACATCACGACCGCTGCCGATTTTTCGAATCAAAAAGCTACGGGCAATTGGACGATCTATCCGAATACCGACAATCCGTCCGATGTCGCGATGGAATTGTGGGACATGCTCGGCGATCAAGGCTTCCTGTACAACGCCATCCCGCACCCCGATGCAACGCTCGTCGGCGATATCAATCGAGCGCGGCTATTGCCGGTTGGCGCGGAACGGACAGCGTTGCTGCGGAAGATCCAGCAGTATGCCGTCGATCAAGCGTATATCCTGCCGCTCTTCGCGCCGTCCTACCATCTGGCGGCGAAGTCGAGCGTGCACGGAATCAGCTTCGAGCCAGAGCTTGATGGACCGTCGAGCGCCTACAGTCTCTGGCTCTCGAAATAA
- a CDS encoding mandelate racemase/muconate lactonizing enzyme family protein has protein sequence MPKITALRTIRLPERPKLIWVEIETEDGLTGLGETFRGAQAVEAVLHEQVAPAIIGRAAENVTAISRELLTPYVGFNSSSAETRAASAVDIALWDLAGQRQNVPLHVALGGAMRDTIPVYNTCAGYDYNTSAGGRRAIGKGEQLSGPYDDQVAFMRDAGALAESLVGEGYAAMKIWPFDDFAVNSPDNITLQDLKIGLEPFRKIRKAVGDKVEIMCELHSLWGTFAASRICNALAEYDVLWIEDPIAKMDNVAALADLRRQTRAPICGGENLAGARQFHNLLVADALDFVMLDLTWCGGLSEGRKIAAIAETFGRPLAPHDCTGPVALMAGLHLAIHAPTAIYQEVVRATLATWYPELVDRLPIIEDGKALAPRDAGLGTALLPQVRQGKGAIVRESGTPR, from the coding sequence ATGCCGAAAATCACTGCACTGCGTACCATCCGTCTTCCTGAGCGGCCGAAACTGATTTGGGTGGAGATTGAAACGGAGGACGGTCTGACGGGATTGGGTGAAACGTTCCGCGGCGCACAGGCGGTGGAAGCCGTATTGCACGAGCAGGTTGCACCGGCGATCATCGGTCGCGCCGCCGAAAACGTCACGGCGATCTCACGCGAACTGTTGACGCCGTATGTCGGCTTCAACAGCAGCAGTGCCGAGACGCGTGCGGCGAGCGCCGTGGACATTGCCCTCTGGGACTTGGCCGGGCAGCGTCAGAACGTGCCGCTGCATGTGGCCTTGGGTGGTGCGATGCGCGACACGATTCCAGTGTACAACACGTGCGCCGGCTACGACTACAACACCAGCGCCGGGGGGCGCCGTGCGATCGGCAAGGGCGAGCAGCTCAGTGGGCCGTACGACGATCAAGTCGCGTTCATGCGCGATGCCGGGGCCTTGGCGGAAAGCCTGGTGGGGGAAGGCTATGCGGCAATGAAAATCTGGCCCTTCGACGACTTCGCGGTGAACAGTCCCGATAACATCACGCTCCAGGATTTAAAGATCGGCCTCGAACCCTTCCGCAAGATTCGGAAAGCGGTTGGGGACAAGGTCGAGATCATGTGCGAGTTGCATAGTCTCTGGGGCACGTTCGCGGCATCGCGCATTTGCAACGCGTTGGCGGAGTACGATGTGCTTTGGATCGAGGATCCGATCGCCAAAATGGACAATGTCGCGGCCCTCGCGGATCTCCGGCGGCAAACGCGGGCGCCGATCTGCGGTGGCGAAAATCTGGCGGGCGCGCGTCAATTCCACAATCTCCTGGTCGCCGATGCACTCGATTTCGTCATGCTGGACTTGACGTGGTGCGGTGGATTGAGCGAAGGGCGAAAGATCGCAGCGATTGCCGAGACATTTGGCCGTCCGCTCGCGCCGCACGATTGCACCGGGCCGGTAGCGTTGATGGCGGGCTTGCATCTGGCCATTCATGCGCCGACGGCGATCTACCAGGAGGTCGTCCGCGCGACACTGGCAACGTGGTATCCGGAACTCGTCGACCGCTTGCCGATCATTGAAGACGGCAAGGCGCTGGCGCCGCGCGACGCCGGTTTGGGTACCGCCCTGTTGCCGCAGGTGCGCCAGGGGAAAGGTGCCATCGTGCGGGAGAGTGGTACGCCCCGCTGA
- a CDS encoding ABC transporter substrate-binding protein, which translates to MNASSRRTTIGRQKGRVLRRTLVGLIAGTAGVGGIAYAFAATDAPAAKPALTSITLQLDPITAIAQDKGFLKQEYAKIGVDKVTLVAPGSSQMIGAEAAQLNGGGIAVAQRMIYPAVVHRANGLDAVIVWESQPSDKYRTPLLARADNDQINSIKDLDGKKFASSRVSCYWTAPFEDFTKAGLPLDSREKQGRVRYQSVDSPSVVTAALLSGAIDATAMHLGTSNAAALYLSHQVKVIGRSPDNGEYVNGAGRVSYFAMRSFADKYPEAIRAFLLSLQEARQWTLAHPDEAAQIVARETRVPVNIARFQISDPSQFFFMGGEPNANNVRSTIKQFQAWYVDHGDDILSERHLSDAQIDALVDGRFFAGGQYSIYQ; encoded by the coding sequence TTGAATGCCTCTTCACGTAGGACGACCATTGGTCGCCAAAAGGGCCGTGTGCTGCGGCGCACCTTGGTCGGGCTCATTGCAGGCACTGCAGGCGTAGGCGGTATCGCCTATGCCTTCGCCGCAACGGATGCGCCTGCCGCAAAGCCCGCATTGACATCGATCACGTTGCAGCTCGATCCCATCACGGCGATCGCTCAGGACAAGGGCTTTTTAAAGCAGGAATACGCGAAAATCGGTGTCGACAAGGTGACCTTGGTGGCACCGGGCAGTTCGCAGATGATCGGCGCCGAGGCCGCGCAGTTGAACGGCGGCGGAATCGCCGTCGCGCAGCGGATGATTTATCCGGCCGTCGTGCATCGCGCGAATGGTCTCGATGCGGTGATCGTGTGGGAATCCCAGCCATCCGATAAATATCGTACGCCGCTGTTGGCGCGTGCCGATAACGATCAGATCAACAGCATCAAAGATCTCGACGGCAAGAAATTTGCCAGTAGCCGCGTCAGTTGCTATTGGACTGCACCGTTCGAAGACTTCACGAAGGCCGGTCTGCCATTGGACAGTCGGGAAAAGCAGGGCCGAGTGCGCTATCAATCGGTTGATTCTCCGAGTGTCGTGACGGCAGCGCTACTCAGTGGCGCGATCGATGCGACGGCAATGCATCTCGGCACATCGAACGCTGCGGCGCTCTATTTATCGCATCAGGTCAAGGTAATCGGCCGGAGCCCGGACAACGGCGAATATGTGAATGGCGCCGGGCGCGTCTCGTATTTCGCGATGCGGTCTTTCGCCGACAAGTATCCCGAGGCGATCCGCGCCTTTTTGCTGTCCTTGCAGGAAGCCCGTCAGTGGACGCTCGCGCATCCGGACGAAGCCGCACAGATCGTCGCCCGCGAGACCCGCGTGCCAGTCAATATCGCGCGCTTCCAGATCAGCGATCCGTCGCAATTCTTTTTCATGGGCGGTGAGCCGAACGCGAATAACGTTCGCTCGACGATCAAGCAGTTTCAAGCGTGGTATGTCGACCATGGCGACGATATTCTGTCCGAACGCCATCTGAGCGATGCGCAGATCGATGCCCTCGTCGATGGACGTTTCTTCGCCGGCGGGCAATATTCGATTTATCAATAA